One stretch of Rutidosis leptorrhynchoides isolate AG116_Rl617_1_P2 unplaced genomic scaffold, CSIRO_AGI_Rlap_v1 contig361, whole genome shotgun sequence DNA includes these proteins:
- the LOC139883158 gene encoding cytochrome b561, DM13 and DOMON domain-containing protein At5g54830 yields MNHHHQQKNPCSYLGFLLSFLFLLSYAELGRAETCSNTSSLIGFKSHFTMVQHQLRGLMEVIDDCSFNVSEFDMLAGADVHFWGAIGSDFGNLTNGFIISDHKFNDTMKNASFTVRLLENITWDEIQVLSVWDLPTASDFGHVLFNVSDMAPAPSPGNGSESGSDNNATGFMVPTVFDSCKVLSKNFRIRWTLDSHEGVLDIGLEAAAGTQNYMAFGWADPNSDSGLMIGSDVAVAGFTENGIPFVDDFFITKYKECTLDKDGSVSGVCPDNVYETSDSMNDIELVYGHRRDGVTFIRYRRKLESEDKKYDLGIDANASMSVIWALGLVKPPDTIWPYYLPQNHGGPRDVTYGSLNLNVSDHVNECLGPLDAEDKEDQELIIAEKNVPLIVTTGPSLHYPNPPNPEKVLYINKKEAPVLKVERGVPIKFSLQAGHDVAFYITSDLLGGNATLRNATEIIYAGGLEAEGVVASPTELVWAPGRNTPDQVYYHSAFQQKMGWRVQVVDGGLSDMYNNSVVLDDQQVNFFWALSNDSISIAARGEKKSGYLAIGFGSGMINSYTYVGWIDDAGEGHVNTYWIDGQDAYSIHPTNENLTFVRCKSENGIISMEFTRPLKPSCSHKDDKPECKNIIDPTTPLKVIWAMGTKWSNGHLTESNMHFATSQRPFRVLLMRGSAEAEQDLRPVLAVHGFMMFLAWGILLPGGILAARYLKHLKGDGWYQIHVYLQYSGLAICLLGFLFAVAEIRGFSLSTLHVKFGITAIVLACLQPVNASLRPKKPSNLSEISSKRVVWEYCHTIVGRCAAVAGIVALFTGMKHLGDRYDGEDVQELSLALAIWFLLLALIIVYLEYRERRQRRERLFGRSNWVLGDLDEDDSTDLLSPGIARAQKDSQAQPSERMEIQLEPLSR; encoded by the coding sequence ATGAACCACCACCACCAGCAGAAAAACCCATGTTCTTATCTGGGGTTTCTGTTGAGCTTTCTATTCCTCCTTAGCTATGCCGAACTTGGTCGAGCTGAAACATGCTCGAATACGAGCTCGTTAATCGGGTTCAAATCTCATTTCACGATGGTTCAACACCAGTTGAGAGGACTCATGGAAGTAATCGATGATTGCTCTTTCAATGTTTCGGAATTCGACATGTTGGCAGGTGCAGACGTCCATTTCTGGGGCGCGATCGGGTCGGATTTTGGTAACCTCACTAATGGCTTTATCATCTCCGATCATAAATTCAACGACACTATGAAAAATGCATCTTTTACTGTTCGTTTGTTGGAGAATATTACCTGGGACGAAATCCAGGTTCTCTCTGTTTGGGATTTGCCTACTGCCTCTGATTTCGGGCACGTTTTGTTCAACGTGTCGGATATGGCTCCGGCACCTTCTCCTGGGAATGGTTCTGAATCTGGCTCGGATAACAACGCCACCGGGTTCATGGTTCCAACCGTCTTCGATAGCTGTAAGGTATTGTCTAAAAACTTTAGGATTAGATGGACACTGGATTCGCACGAGGGTGTGCTCGATATTGGATTGGAGGCTGCTGCCGGGACTCAGAATTACATGGCGTTTGGCTGGGCCGACCCGAATTCCGATTCAGGTCTTATGATCGGCTCTGACGTGGCAGTCGCAGGGTTCACTGAAAACGGAATCCCATTTGTCGATGATTTCTTCATTACGAAATACAAGGAATGTACATTGGACAAAGATGGTTCTGTTTCTGGGGTTTGCCCTGATAATGTATATGAAACGTCGGATTCTATGAATGACATTGAATTGGTTTATGGGCATAGAAGAGATGGGGTTACTTTTATCAGGTATAGAAGGAAACTGGAATCCGAGGATAAAAAGTACGATTTGGGGATTGATGCTAATGCAAGCATGTCAGTTATCTGGGCATTGGGGTTGGTTAAGCCACCGGATACTATTTGGCCGTATTATCTTCCTCAGAATCACGGAGGGCCGAGAGACGTTACCTATGGTAGTTTGAATCTTAATGTTTCAGACCATGTGAATGAATGTTTAGGGCCTTTAGATGCAGAGGATAAGGAGGATCAAGAATTGATTATTGCTGAAAAGAACGTTCCGCTCATCGTGACAACGGGTCCCTCACTTCATTACCCGAATCCTCCTAACCCGGAAAAAGTGCTCTACATTAATAAGAAAGAGGCTCCCGTGTTGAAGGTGGAAAGGGGTGTCCCGATTAAGTTTTCATTACAGGCTGGCCATGATGTTGCTTTTTATATCACTTCGGATTTGCTTGGCGGGAATGCAACTTTGAGGAACGCCACTGAAATTATATATGCCGGAGGGCTGGAAGCCGAAGGTGTTGTAGCAAGTCCAACGGAGTTAGTTTGGGCACCGGGTAGGAATACACCTGATCAAGTTTACTATCATTCGGCATTTCAGCAGAAAATGGGTTGGAGAGTTCAGGTTGTCGATGGAGGTTTGTCCGATATGTATAATAACAGTGTTGTCTTGGATGATCAACAAGTTAACTTCTTTTGGGCATTGTCGAATGATTCTATCTCTATCGCGGCTCGCGGCGAGAAAAAGAGTGGTTATCTAGCAATTGGATTTGGCAGTGGAATGATCAATAGCTACACCTATGTCGGTTGGATTGACGATGCTGGTGAAGGACATGTGAATACTTATTGGATCGACGGACAGGATGCATATAGCATACATCCTACAAACGAGAATCTAACTTTTGTTCGCTGCAAGTCGGAAAATGGGATCATTTCCATGGAGTTTACACGGCCCTTAAAACCGTCGTGCAGTCACAAGGATGATAAACCTGAATGTAAAAATATCATCGATCCGACGACTCCTTTGAAAGTGATATGGGCAATGGGCACAAAATGGAGTAATGGTCATTTAACTGAGAGTAATATGCATTTTGCTACAAGTCAAAGGCCATTCCGTGTGTTGCTTATGCGTGGTTCTGCCGAGGCAGAGCAAGACCTAAGACCAGTTTTGGCTGTTCACGGGTTCATGATGTTCTTGGCTTGGGGAATTTTGCTTCCAGGTGGTATTTTGGCTGCTAGATACTTAAAACACCTTAAAGGAGATGGGTGGTACCAGATTCACGTTTACTTGCAATATTCAGGATTAGCAATTTGCCTCCTCGGCTTCCTTTTTGCTGTGGCTGAGATTCGTGGATTTTCTTTGAGTACATTACATGTTAAATTTGGTATCACTGCTATAGTATTAGCTTGCTTACAACCAGTGAATGCATCCTTGAGGCCTAAGAAACCGTCAAATTTGTCCGAAATCTCGTCGAAGAGGGTAGTTTGGGAATATTGTCATACGATCGTTGGCAGATGTGCTGCCGTGGCCGGAATCGTGGCACTTTTCACAGGAATGAAGCATTTAGGAGATAGATATGATGGGGAAGATGTTCAGGAGCTTAGTTTGGCTTTGGCAATCTGGTTTTTGCTTCTCGCACTGATTATCGTATATTTAGAATATCGTGAAAGACGAcaaagaagagaaagattgttcGGAAGAAGCAACTGGGTTTTGGGTGACCTTGACGAGGATGATTCTACCGATCTCTTGAGCCCAGGTATAGCTCGTGCACAGAAGGACTCACAAGCACAACCTTCTGAAAGGATGGAAATTCAGTTAGAGCCTCTAAGCAGATAG
- the LOC139883159 gene encoding F-box/LRR-repeat protein At3g59190-like: protein MELNGKDDHSDRSLSDLPDGILEHILSYLPTKIAVRTSVLSRRWEFLWTSLKNLEFYEHHIFNVCGVPCIPEVGRRNRKLFMDFVDRVLLLNDVRRLEKFSLACKVKDDVSRIETWMLAAIRRNPKELLIGFHAREELERDEVLTVPHSWFSYEELEVLKVDIGPGFHLPFPNSQFRLPNLKRTSS, encoded by the coding sequence ATGGAGTTGAACGGGAAAGACGACCACAGTGACAGAAGCTTAAGCGATTTACCAGATGGAATTCTTGAGCACATCCTCTCTTATCTCCCAACAAAAATTGCCGTCCGAACAAGTGTATTATCTAGAAGGTGGGAATTCCTATGGACATCCCTTAAAAACCTTGAATTTTATGAACACCATATATTCAACGTATGTGGAGTACCGTGTATTCCAGAAGTGGGAAGAAGAAATAGAAAGCTTTTTATGGATTTTGTGGACAGAGTATTACTACTGAACGATGTACGTCGGTTGGAGAAATTTTCGCTGGCTTGCAAAGTGAAAGATGACGTTTCTCGCATCGAAACATGGATGTTGGCTGCAATAAGACGCAATCCCAAGGAATTACTTATCGGCTTTCATGCTAGAGAGGAGCTTGAGCGAGATGAAGTACTGACTGTTCCTCACTCTTGGTTTAGCTATGAAGAATTAGAAGTGTTGAAAGTAGACATTGGTCCTGGATTCCATCTTCCATTTCCTAATTCACAATTTCGTCTCCCAAATCTTAAGAGGACTTCGTCTTGA